Part of the Pseudomonas sp. Leaf58 genome is shown below.
GAGCCATGAGTAACTTCCTCTATCTTAACCAGAATTAACGAACGCGCAGCATGCGCTCGACTTTTGCTACGTCGGACGGGTGCAGCAAGCTGGCACCGCGCAGTTGACGCTTACGCTTGGTCGACATTTTGGTCAGGATGTGGCTCTTGAAAGCGTGCTTGTGCTTGAAGCCCGAAGCTGTCTTCAGGAAACGCTTCGCAGCACCGCTCTTGGTTTTCATTTTTGGCATGTTGGAACTCCGCATTCGATAAAATTACACATAATCATCAGGCCTGCCGTGCCCGGGAGATTACTTCTTTTTCTTGGGGGCGATGACCATCATAAGCTGGCGTCCTTCCATCTTAGGATGCTGCTCAACGGTGCCGTATTCGGCGAGGTCAGCTTCGACCCGCTTCAACAGCTCCATGCCCAGCTCCTGGTGGGCCATCTCACGACCACGGAATCTCAGAGAGATCTTGGCCTTGTCCCCATCGGTAAGGAAACGTACCAGGTTGCGTAGTTTTACCTGGTAATCCCCATCCTCCGTCCCTGGACGAAACTTGATTTCTTTAATCTGGATCTGCTTCTGGTTTTTCTTGGCTTCGTTAGCCTGCTTCTTCTTCTCGAAGAGGTGCTTGCCGTAGTCCATGACTTTGCAGACAGGCGGTACCGCGTCTGCAGAGATTTCCACCAGATCCAGCTTCGCTTCATCAGCGATACGAAGCGCTTCATCAATCGAGACGATGCCAACCTGCTCGCCGTCTGCGCCAATTAACCGAACCTCGCGGGCCGAGATATTCTCGTTGATCGGGGCCTTCGGTACAGCACGTTTATCGTTTCTCATTTCACGCTTAATAGTCATTACTCCGATTCTTGGCGACCACGCCGGGAAACCGCATGTGTCAGGAGCTCAGCGAATTGGGCGACGGGCATGGAGCCCAGGTCTGCGCCTTCGCGAGTACGCACAGCGACGGTTTGCGTTTCGACTTCGCGATCCCCTATAACCAAAAGGTACGGGACCTTGAGCAAAGTATGCTCGCGGATTTTAAAGCCGATCTTCTCATTTCTCAAGTCCGACTTGGCACGGAAACCGCTACCGTTCAGAGATTTCTCAACCTCAAGGGCGAAATCGGCCTGCTTGTCGGTGATATTCATGATCACCGCCTGAGTTGGAGCCAGCCATGCCGGGAACACGCCAGCGTAATGCTCGATGAGCATGCCGATGAAGCGCTCGAACGAGCCAAGAATGGCGCGGTGCAGCATTACCGGACGCTTACGGGCGTTATCTTCGGCGATATAGCTGGCATCCAGGCGCTCTGGCAGGTTCGGGTCGTACTGCAGGGTACCACACTGCCAGTTACGGCCGAGGCAGTCGCGCAGGGTGAACTCGATCTTCGGGCCGTAGAATGCACCTTCGCCTGGCTGGTATTCCCACTCCAGGCCGGATTCGTTCAGAGCATCGGCCAGCGCCGTTTCAGCACGATCCCACAGCTCTTCGGAACCGACACGCTTGGCCGGACGAGTGGACAGCTTCATGGCGATGTCGCTGAAGCCGAAGTCTTTGTACACGTCCAGGGTCAGCTTGATGAAGTCGGCGGCTTCTTTCTTTACCTGCTCTTCGGTGCAGAAGATGTGCGCATCGTCCTGTACGAAGCCACGTACGCGCATGATGCCGTGCAGGGCACCGGACGGCTCATTACGGTGGCAGGCACCGAACTCGGCCAGGCGCAGCGGCAAGTCGCGGTAGCTTTTCAGGCCTTGGTTGAACACCTGCACGTGGCACGGGCAGTTCATCGGCTTGACCGCGTAGTCACGGCTTTCCGACGAAGTGGTGAACATGTTCTCGGCGTAGTTGGACCAGTGGCCGGAACGCTCCCAGAGGATGCGGTCGACAACTTGCGGGGTCTTGATTTCCTGGTAGCCGTTTTCGCGCTGCACGCCACGCATGTACTGCTCGAGCACCTGGTAGACGGTCCAGCCGTTGGCGTGCCAGAACACCATGCCCGGGGCTTCTTCTTGCAGGTGGAACAGGTCGAGCTGCTTGCCGATCTTGCGGTGGTCGCGCTTCTCAGCTTCTTCGATGCGCTGGATGTAGGCGGCTAGCTGTTTTTTGTCAGCCCAGGCGGTGCCGTACACACGCTGCAGTTGCTCGTTCTTGGCATCGCCGCGCCAGTAGGCGCCAGACAACTTGGTCAGCTTGAATGCCTTGAGGAAGCGGGTGTTCGGCACGTG
Proteins encoded:
- the rpmI gene encoding 50S ribosomal protein L35 yields the protein MPKMKTKSGAAKRFLKTASGFKHKHAFKSHILTKMSTKRKRQLRGASLLHPSDVAKVERMLRVR
- the infC gene encoding translation initiation factor IF-3 — encoded protein: MTIKREMRNDKRAVPKAPINENISAREVRLIGADGEQVGIVSIDEALRIADEAKLDLVEISADAVPPVCKVMDYGKHLFEKKKQANEAKKNQKQIQIKEIKFRPGTEDGDYQVKLRNLVRFLTDGDKAKISLRFRGREMAHQELGMELLKRVEADLAEYGTVEQHPKMEGRQLMMVIAPKKKK
- the thrS gene encoding threonine--tRNA ligase, which encodes MPVITLPDGSQRSFDHAVSVAEVAASIGAGLAKATVAGKVDGKLVDACDLISHDATLQIITPKDAEGLEIIRHSCAHLVGHAVKQLYPSAKMVIGPVIDEGFYYDIAYERPFTPEDMAAIEKRMMELIEKDYDVVKKVTPRAEVIDVFTARGEDYKLRLVEDMPDEQAMGLYYHEEYVDMCRGPHVPNTRFLKAFKLTKLSGAYWRGDAKNEQLQRVYGTAWADKKQLAAYIQRIEEAEKRDHRKIGKQLDLFHLQEEAPGMVFWHANGWTVYQVLEQYMRGVQRENGYQEIKTPQVVDRILWERSGHWSNYAENMFTTSSESRDYAVKPMNCPCHVQVFNQGLKSYRDLPLRLAEFGACHRNEPSGALHGIMRVRGFVQDDAHIFCTEEQVKKEAADFIKLTLDVYKDFGFSDIAMKLSTRPAKRVGSEELWDRAETALADALNESGLEWEYQPGEGAFYGPKIEFTLRDCLGRNWQCGTLQYDPNLPERLDASYIAEDNARKRPVMLHRAILGSFERFIGMLIEHYAGVFPAWLAPTQAVIMNITDKQADFALEVEKSLNGSGFRAKSDLRNEKIGFKIREHTLLKVPYLLVIGDREVETQTVAVRTREGADLGSMPVAQFAELLTHAVSRRGRQESE